From one Falco biarmicus isolate bFalBia1 unplaced genomic scaffold, bFalBia1.pri scaffold_27, whole genome shotgun sequence genomic stretch:
- the LOC130143352 gene encoding urocortin-3-like codes for MAHTRLLLLLALLCAAETGQALHLYSAASIFSCLNAALAEAQKSRPEENTILDKRSFDLPSPEEVSGEEVGEDAVDEEMGKRTFPGEGHYKYVSQAQVKGKTYQNRAKSDRRTKVTLSLDVPTNIMNILFNIAKAKNLRAKAAANAHLVAQIGWRK; via the coding sequence ATGGCCCacaccaggctgctgctcctccttgcCCTCCTCTGTGCTGCCGAGACTGGCCAAGCTCTCCACCTCTACAGCGCCGCCTCTATCTTCAGCTGCCTTAATGCGGCCCTTGCTGAAGCCCAGAAGAGCCGCCCAGAAGAAAACACCATCTTGGACAAGCGCAGTTTCGACTTGCCATCGCCAGAGGAGGTGTCAGGTGAGGAGGTGGGGGAGGATGCGGTGGATgaagagatggggaaaaggacGTTCCCAGGTGAAGGCCATTACAAATATGTCTCCCAGGCACAGGTAAAGGGGAAGACGTACCAAAACCGGGCCAAGAGCGACCGCCGCACCAAGGTCACCCTCTCCCTCGACGTCCCCACCAACATCATGAACATTCTCTTCAACATCGCCAAAGCCAAGAACCTGCGGGCAAAGGCCGCCGCCAATGCTCACCTCGTGGCCCAAATCGGGTGGCGGAAGTGA